In the genome of Pseudocalidococcus azoricus BACA0444, the window CGGTGGTGATGGGGTGCTGCGAGGGTGGTGTCCATGGCCATTGACTGTTTCTAAGTCATTTTGATAGGCATTGAGGACGGAATTGGGTAACTGGGGGAGGTCGGTGGGTTGGGGAGTAGGCCGTTGCGAGGTGGTCATAGTAGTTCCTAGTCAGGGTTAAAAATAAGTTTGGGTAATGGGTTTAAATTGAGGCATCCGGTAGAGACTGGGTAATGGCAGAGGCGGCCAACACCAAGAGAATCTCCTGATGGTTCAGACAACAGCCGCATAGATAGGGAATCAAGCCTGCAGCCACCGTCCCTACCGGAGATTGAATCGCCTCAGCTTCCAAACGCACCAGGCCCCGAATTTGTGGCACAGCTAAACCTAACGGTTTCTCCCCCTGAGGGCGGATAATCGCGACCGTTAATTGGGGAACCTCTAAACTCAAGGCGGGCAAGCCCAAGAGCAACGGTAAGTCAATCACCCAAATCACCCGGTTACGATGGTTTAACAGGCCCAAGACAACATTCGGCATATTCGGCATCACGGTGAGCTTAAAACCCGGCACGACTAACACTTCTTGGGTATCATCAGTAGCTAAAACAGCCGTGGTATCTGGGGTCAGTTGCAGGCGTAAATAGGGGTCTCCCAGGCGGCGTTGGGAGCGTTTTTCCCCCAGCCCTGGTAATTGCTCTAATCCCCCGATCAGGTTCACAGGTGCGGTTGTATTTCCCCTAGTTTGCATGAGCTTTGCCCAATTTCTCCATTAGGTCACTGATTTCACAGCCTTAACAATGTCATCTCGATTAAAAGGTTTCGTCACATAGGCATCAGCCCCTTGTTTCATTGCCCACAGCCGATCCAATTCTTGATTTTTGGAGCTACAGACAATAATCGGGAGTTTCTCGGTACCAGGATTTTTCTTCAGACTCCGGCAGAGTTCAAAGCCACTCATCCCCGGCATCACTACATCCGTAATCACCACATCCGGCCGGAGTTGGGTCGCTTTATCGAGGGCTTCCTTGGCATCACTGGCATTGATCACGGAATAGCCACTTTCTTTGAGATAACTGTTAATTAACTCCATCTCTGAAGGCGTATCTTCCACCACTAAAACCGTACTCATTCCCGCAACCTCAAAAAAATAAATTAGAAACCAAAGCTGTTCATCAAACCATCAACTTAACATTCAACATCACAACCGCCCCAATCCTGGCTCAACTGAGATATTGAAAGACCATTTTTAAGAGTTCCGATTGGGTAAATGGTTTAGTCATGTAATCTGTTGCTCCGACTAATTTGGCTTTGGCCCGATCAATCAATCCCGTATTGCCCGTGACCATAATGATCGGTGTGGTTTTCAATTGGACATGGTTGCGGATCACCCTACAGAACTTGTAACCATCAATATTGGGCATCCCGACATCAAGCAAAATTAAATCCGGTTGAATCCGCATCACCTCCATCAGCGCTTTAACCGAATCATTCAACGTGGTCACGGTAAATGTTTGATCGGACAAAAAGCGACTTAATTCTTGGAGCATCGTTGGGCTGTCATCAATACAGACAATTTTGAATTGCTTATGGGGGGCATCTAAACTAACTAAGCTGCGATCACTCCCTTCACTAATATCCTCTGGAGGAATAACCGGATCTATGGCCTGCGACTGGTGATCAAGACGCGGTAATAAGTCAAAGGGGGCTTGGGGTTCCCGCAGGAAAATTGTCCCATCTTGAATAAATGGATAGAGACTTTTGACAAGTTTTAATTCATTTTGGTTAGTAAGCACCGCCAAATGCCGAACACTGTAACCCCGGAGTAAGCTACCCAGTCGTTGTTGTTGCTCTAGAGTTAAGCGTTGATGACCACGAGTTTGGGTGAATAAATAGGGTCGTTGAAAGGGAGAGGTGACTTTATCCTGAAAGGCCCGCCAGTGATTGAGGGTTGTTTGGGCCCGGGTGATTAGCTCACTGAGGGGTAAGCTGGCCAAGATCAGCAAGGATGGGGCATTAATCAGTTCATGGTTTCCCGTGGTAATCAGCAAAAAGGATTCTAAAACTTCTAGAGCTAGATTTTGTAACAATGTCCCGGCTTGAGATGGCTCTAAGAATCCCTCGGCATTTAACCAACAAATCGCTTCGTAGCTGGCCGTTGGTCCCCCTAAGGCTTCAAACTGGGTACGGGCCTGGGTACGGACTTCTCGATTCAAGGCGGGGATGGTATGACTGAGACGGCGTAAGTGACGTTCCAAGCGATCAAAAGGATCAATGCTATGGGTGGCAAAAAACAAATGCCCGGCCTGGAAATAAAATGACCATGTCACCCCCTGGCTTTGAACAGCTAAACAACCCGAACTCCCCGAATCTAATAATTGCTGGAGTAAACTCGTTGGCTGAACTGCCATTGATTTTTTAGGAATAGACTGTACCATCAGAACACCGCATATTGGCAAGTCAAAAGACTATAACTCAGTGGAAACAGCATCTTGTCTGAGGCAAAATTACCAGAGACGTAATGTTGTCATTATTCCCAAGCAAGGAGGGTGATCAATTCATATCCCCCAAATCCAACTTCATCAACATCAAACACACAAGAAAGGGAAAATTGATGCATAACCCAGACTTAACTAGGCCTGGTTTCCTAAGAGGCGGATTAATCAATACCTAGCCTCACTCATGGCCATCAGGTAAGTAATTATTAAGAAAATCTAAATAACCACTTCATGTATAGCGAGCTACGGGGGGCATTTTTCAGTATCTTAACTAATCTTGACATTGATTAAAATTTCGAGATGTGAATATACCACAGCCTTACATAGACAACTCTCCAGGCCAACAGTCACCCTATCTATGTATGGAAACCGGATCAATAACCCAAATTTAAAATGGCATCTTCTTGATGAGTTGTAATCACGCTATCGGAGGTTGGATAAGCCGCGCAGATCAACGCAAAACCAGCTTTTAACTCCTGGGCTTTCAGAAAGGTGTGATCAGACTGATCCAACGTTCCGCTGACAATTCGAGCCGCACAAGTGACACAGGCCCCAGCCCGACATGAATAGGGCAAGTCAACCCCCTGTATTTCAGCCGCATCCAAGATGTATTCATCGGCTGGCACTTTAATTGTTTTCCGCAAGCCCCGTGCTTCATTCACTAGGGTGACGCTATAAACCCGACTGTGATCTCGTTTCATGAAACTTCTCCAAACTGTTAGATAGCCGTAACGAAAATGGTGCTGAATGTCCCATCTGAAGCATCAAGCATCCCCAAGGCAGGTATCACAAATTAATTCCCACTCTGCATTAATACTTATGACCCTAATTAAAAACACTAATGATGATGTCAGCGATACCTAAATTATGACTTGACTGTCTAACCCCTCCTTAAGCAAAGAGCAGTTCATCATTCCTGCGGCAAATTAGGATAAAAATTTACGAGTGCTGAAAGATATCAACCCCTCAGAGCCAGATGATTCCCCAAAGCAGACAAAATACTTAACTAATTCACCCTAAAAGTATCATGATTTCCTGGGAACGGGATCAGAATTATTTGTAAAACTTAATAATCATTCTAATAAACATCGCTTATGTTAGTGTTCAACTGTGATGTGAACTCTATTGATCCCTGGCAATCTTGAACATCCTATGAGTCCAAATTCTTTTAGAGTTGCTGCCTCAGC includes:
- a CDS encoding chemotaxis protein CheW produces the protein MQTRGNTTAPVNLIGGLEQLPGLGEKRSQRRLGDPYLRLQLTPDTTAVLATDDTQEVLVVPGFKLTVMPNMPNVVLGLLNHRNRVIWVIDLPLLLGLPALSLEVPQLTVAIIRPQGEKPLGLAVPQIRGLVRLEAEAIQSPVGTVAAGLIPYLCGCCLNHQEILLVLAASAITQSLPDASI
- a CDS encoding 2Fe-2S iron-sulfur cluster-binding protein, with protein sequence MKRDHSRVYSVTLVNEARGLRKTIKVPADEYILDAAEIQGVDLPYSCRAGACVTCAARIVSGTLDQSDHTFLKAQELKAGFALICAAYPTSDSVITTHQEDAILNLGY
- a CDS encoding response regulator, which produces MSTVLVVEDTPSEMELINSYLKESGYSVINASDAKEALDKATQLRPDVVITDVVMPGMSGFELCRSLKKNPGTEKLPIIVCSSKNQELDRLWAMKQGADAYVTKPFNRDDIVKAVKSVT
- a CDS encoding response regulator; this translates as MAVQPTSLLQQLLDSGSSGCLAVQSQGVTWSFYFQAGHLFFATHSIDPFDRLERHLRRLSHTIPALNREVRTQARTQFEALGGPTASYEAICWLNAEGFLEPSQAGTLLQNLALEVLESFLLITTGNHELINAPSLLILASLPLSELITRAQTTLNHWRAFQDKVTSPFQRPYLFTQTRGHQRLTLEQQQRLGSLLRGYSVRHLAVLTNQNELKLVKSLYPFIQDGTIFLREPQAPFDLLPRLDHQSQAIDPVIPPEDISEGSDRSLVSLDAPHKQFKIVCIDDSPTMLQELSRFLSDQTFTVTTLNDSVKALMEVMRIQPDLILLDVGMPNIDGYKFCRVIRNHVQLKTTPIIMVTGNTGLIDRAKAKLVGATDYMTKPFTQSELLKMVFQYLS